The following are encoded together in the Chlorocebus sabaeus isolate Y175 chromosome 12, mChlSab1.0.hap1, whole genome shotgun sequence genome:
- the PPP3R2 gene encoding calcineurin subunit B type 2 translates to MSTMGNEASYPAEMCAHFDNDEIKRLGRRFRKLDLDKSGSLSVEEFMSLPELRHNPLVRRVIDVFDTNDDGEVDFKEFILGASQFSVKGDEEQKLRFAFSIYDMDKDGYISNGELFQVLKMMVGNNLADWQLQQLVDKTILILDKDGDGKISFEEFSAVVRDLEIHKKLVLIV, encoded by the coding sequence ATGTCCACAATGGGAAACGAGGCCAGTTACCCGGCGGAGATGTGCGCCCACTTTGACAATGATGAAATTAAAAGGCTGGGCAGGAGGTTTCGGAAGTTGGACTTGGACAAATCAGGCTCTCTGAGCGTGGAGGAGTTCATGTCCCTGCCGGAGCTGCGCCACAACCCGTTGGTGCGGCGAGTGATCGACGTCTTCGACACCAACGACGATGGAGAAGTGGACTTCAAGGAATTCATCCTGGGGGCCTCTCAGTTCAGCGTCAAGGGCGACGAGGAGCAGAAGTTGAGGTTTGCGTTCAGCATTTACGACATGGATAAAGATGGCTACATTTCCAACGGGGAGCTCTTCCAGGTGCTGAAGATGATGGTGGGCAACAACCTGGCGGACTGGCAGCTCCAGCAGCTGGTCGACAAAACCATCCTCATCCTGGACAAGGATGGCGATGGGAAGATATCCTTTGAGGAATTCAGTGCTGTGGTCAGAGACCTGGAGATCCACAAGAAGCTGGTCCTCATCGTGTGA